GACAATAAAAAGCAGAacttccacgttgcagaaactcagtGTTTTTTCCGACCTTTTATGTGGATGAAACAGAAGGAAAACATCtaggcttcctttatattttccattccttatcaagccactcttgactttggcataaaaaaatgcagcaaaatctgcaataaaaaaaacaacctctgCATTTACGCAATATGGAGCCTTCGCCTAAGGATAAAGCCCCAGGTTCAGATAAAACACAGAGTATTTGCAGTTTTATTTCCTCTATTAAATTCCTAGGAATTTCCCCTGGTAGAACAACAGTTGAGTAAGTTTTTGTTGTGTAGGTAATGTTTTATCTATAATGATCCATTCACTATGACGGTGCTTTCTTGTTTTATAGAATACAGGAAATAATGCAGACAGCAGACATTACAACATAGATAACAGCTGTACTTTATTTCCCATTGTCTTATGCATTCTTCTCCATAGTGTTCATTCTGATCTGCTtgtgatataaaaatatatttactaTTGCGTTTCTGctagaagtcttttttttttctttttttttcactctatcagtaagtctttatagaatgggaggaaatccacacaaacacggggagaacatacaaactccttgcagatgttgttcctggcgggattcaaacccaggactccattgctgcaaggctgcagtgctaaccgctgcTAGAAGTCTGTCAGAAACTTGAGTAACGTGTTGGTGCACCATGTTGCACCCCTTCTCTGCGAACTACTCTCCACTATTTTAGACAGTGGGCGTGGGTGAGGGCCAGACTCACTATAAATGAACGAGTTATACCACACAACTATACCAACCCCTGGCTGATGTAGGTTTTCGACCAGGCGCATATACATGTGAtagaattactaagaggccgGAGCCTTTTAGTAACTCTAGCAAGTCGCGTGCTTGGCgaggaatgaattaagactgtcGTAAGGatcaccagttttaataaattccctccatgGTGTTTATTGTAGTAACTACCATTgaatacaaaaaggaaaaaagactCTCAAGTCTCagcttattccttttttttttattccaagtgGGATGATCGTCTAATCTGATCCGATGATCTTGCACCGAAGAATACAAGACATTTTCATTggcttttttttccataaacTACGATAGCAGTGAACTATAAATAGAATGGATTTAAGAAGAACAATAGTCTCTCACATGCACACTAAAATGCATTGATTTATTCAAAGCTGCCTACCGACTGGTATTTGAAAGCTCGCTCCTTGTAAGAAAGCTGTCTTTCGCTTAAAGCTCCATCTGAAGTATAAAGAGAGGAAGTCAGAAGAGGTTAAAATGGAGGCAGTACTCTGCTTCACTGAACTTGCAGGCCTATTCCTGTCCCTCACCGGTTACGTGTGCTGTCTGGTGGCCTTATTCATCCCTcactggttggctttttcttctgGCATTCTCATTAACGAAAATTACCGCCTTGGCTTGTGGCAGACGTGCGTCGTTCAAGACGTGGGGTTCAGTGTGTGTCAGGAATATCAGACGCCACTCCATCTACCAATCCAAGTCCGTCTTGGTCGCATCCTTGTGTGTCTTTCTGTCTTGATCGGGGCTTTAGGATTTATGGCCTCCACACCTGCACTGACCTGTGTGAAATGCATGGACAACACGGAACGAAATGTCAGAAAGATGTTGCATATACTCGGAGGACTTCTCTTTTCGGTGTCAGGTACATTGACTTTCTTCACAGTTTCCTACTTTGCTTATGACACACTGATCAAATTTTGGGATCACACCATCCCTAAAGATATTCCCCGCTGGGAGTTTGGGGATGCCATGTACGCCGGTTGGGTCGGTGGATTTTTGCTATTATCGGGCGGATGTGTCCTGATCTTCTCCCAATTCCAGGTCTCTCAGGAAGCTGAATTAAAATGGCCTTAAGCAAATCATTgcaatattatttttttctgttaggAATTGCATTTCAACACTTGTAACTATTTTATAGATCTTTTATGATTCCAGAGCTTTTATTTGTTCCAAGTGAATATAGACTGTAAATTATTGCAGTTGCGTCTGTACTCAGTTGTATAAACCATATAAAGGCAGATCGGATGGATCCCCTATTTACCGCATGGGTTTCATACTTTACAATAAAAGGCCTGACAACAATAAGGGCTTTTGTGGAGGTTCTTTGCTCACATGTTTTCTCAATTAAAATGTCTGTAAGCAGGCAGAGGAATTTCCTACTCCGTTCTAGATCCATACAGGCCAGAAAGTACCC
This sequence is a window from Leptodactylus fuscus isolate aLepFus1 chromosome 2, aLepFus1.hap2, whole genome shotgun sequence. Protein-coding genes within it:
- the LOC142193623 gene encoding claudin-24-like codes for the protein MEAVLCFTELAGLFLSLTGYVCCLVALFIPHWLAFSSGILINENYRLGLWQTCVVQDVGFSVCQEYQTPLHLPIQVRLGRILVCLSVLIGALGFMASTPALTCVKCMDNTERNVRKMLHILGGLLFSVSGTLTFFTVSYFAYDTLIKFWDHTIPKDIPRWEFGDAMYAGWVGGFLLLSGGCVLIFSQFQVSQEAELKWP